From one Henningerozyma blattae CBS 6284 chromosome 1, complete genome genomic stretch:
- the GOR1 gene encoding glyoxylate reductase (similar to Saccharomyces cerevisiae GOR1 (YNL274C); ancestral locus Anc_1.75), with the protein MSSAPVILRLGSIRYAQEAWANVEKKYNVLAIESDMTREKFLKELKEPNGRFSTIKVISRTYESIALTGRFDEEIANALPKSVKAVCHHGAGYDQIDVEPLRKLQIQVSHTPGAVDGPTATTHVFLLLGAMRNYSIGSHNLHHGLWPGNGSGATAPIGRDPSGTVVGIIGLGGIGRAIAQRLQPFGFKRIVYHNRERLDPKLEYGCEFVSFDELLKVSDVISISIPLNKSTHHMINKEVFEKMKDGVCLVNTARGAVINEADLIEALKSGKVRTAGLDVFEFEPEVPSELIKMPQVLDLPHMGTYTVEAVKGIEEKCICNVVSYLETGRVANLVFEEKDDDWVGK; encoded by the coding sequence ATGTCATCTGCTCCAGTTATCTTAAGATTAGGTAGTATTAGATACGCTCAAGAAGCTTGGGCCAATGTtgagaaaaaatataatgtcTTGGCCATTGAATCTGATATGACCCGtgaaaaattcttgaaagaattgaaagaaCCAAACGGTAGATTCTCCACAATTAAAGTTATTTCAAGAACTTACGAAAGTATTGCTTTAACTGGTAgatttgatgaagaaattgcCAATGCTTTACCAAAGAGCGTTAAGGCTGTTTGTCATCATGGTGCTGGTTACGATCAAATCGATGTCGAACCTTTAAGAAAGCTACAAATTCAAGTTTCTCATACACCAGGTGCTGTTGATGGTCCAACAGCTACTACTCAtgttttcttattattggGTGCTATGAGAAACTATTCTATTGGCTCCCATAACTTACATCATGGTTTATGGCCAGGTAACGGTTCTGGTGCTACCGCCCCAATTGGGCGTGATCCATCTGGTACCGTTGTCGGTATTATTGGTTTAGGTGGTATTGGTAGAGCTATTGCTCAACGTTTACAACCTTTTGGTTTCAAGAGAATTGTTTATCACAACAGAGAAAGATTAGATCCAAAATTGGAATATGGTTGTGAATTTGTTTCATtcgatgaattattaaaagtgtCTGATGTTATCTCTATCTCTATTccattaaataaatctacTCACCATATGATCAACAAGGAAGTCTTTGAAAAGATGAAGGATGGTGTTTGTCTTGTTAACACAGCTAGAGGTGCTGTCATTAATGAAGCTGATTTAATTGAAGCTTTGAAAAGCGGTAAGGTTAGAACTGCCGGTTTGGATGTTTTCGAATTTGAACCAGAAGTTCCAAGTGAATTAATCAAGATGCCACAAGTTTTGGATTTACCACATATGGGTACTTACACTGTTGAAGCTGTCAAAGGTATCGAAGAAAAATGTATTTGTAACGTTGTCAGTTATTTGGAAACTGGTAGAGTTGCTAATCTAGTTTTCGAAGAAAAAGATGACGATTGGgttggaaaataa
- the PER1 gene encoding Per1p (similar to Saccharomyces cerevisiae PER1 (YCR044C); ancestral locus Anc_1.72), translating to MRLQATLLIPLLLNSLTLASPGDNLDEFDDCLDACEFQRKCPNSEVDEEDLPSNSYTNINFNQTPFLLEKLLFWDCMADCDYQCQHIITKERIHDKEEIYQFHGKWPFLRLLGMQEFFSTIFSVGNFIPHYFGFRLLLQKYHQVSMRGDHKKPLLINYIAVAIAGMLAWISSSIFHFRDLLFTEKLDYFFAGGTVLMGFHAIIGRMFRLDHKPTIRKTFSIFVITIFCAHLLRLYLDWSYTYNMRFNLFFGLLQYASLVSLAIRNYLSLQKKKKQHSYGSRYNIHSQRLFSLCATPILLVVFTSIAMSMEIFDFFSYTFQIDSHAIWHAGTILPSFFLYKFFIDDYEYLSKEEYD from the coding sequence ATGCGTTTACAAGCCACACTTCTAATACCATTACTACTAAATTCATTAACCTTAGCTTCTCCAGGTGACAATTTAgatgaatttgatgatTGTTTAGATGCTTGTGAATTCCAAAGAAAATGTCCAAACTCTGAAGTAGACGAAGAAGATTTACCATCAAACTCatatacaaatataaatttcaatCAAACACCATTcctattagaaaaattattgttttgGGATTGTATGGCTGATTGTGATTACCAATGCCAACATATTATCACTAAAGAAAGAATTCatgataaagaagaaatttatcaattccATGGTAAATGGCCATTTTTAAGATTATTAGGTATgcaagaatttttttctactaTATTCAGTGTAGGCAATTTTATACCACATTATTTTGGGTTCCgcttattattacaaaagTACCACCAAGTCTCAATGAGAGGTGATCATAAGAAAcctttattaattaattatattgcTGTTGCTATTGCTGGGATGTTAGCTTGGATTTCCTCTTctatatttcattttagagatttattattcacTGAGAAATTGGATTATTTCTTTGCTGGTGGTACTGTCTTAATGGGGTTTCATGCTATTATTGGCCGTATGTTTCGTCTAGATCATAAACCAACGATTAGAAAAACATTTAGCATTTTTGTTATAACAATTTTCTGTGCACACTTGTTACGTCTTTATCTGGATTGGTCATACACATATAATATGCGTTTCAATCTATTTTTTGGTTTATTACAATACGCTTCTTTAGTTTCATTGGCTATACgaaattatttatcattacaaaagaagaaaaaacaacatTCATATGGTAGTAGATACAATATACATTCACAGAGATTATTCTCATTATGTGCCACACCAATTCTACTAGTGGTTTTCACGTCCATTGCCATGTCAatggaaatatttgatttctttAGTTACACTTTCCAAATCGATTCTCACGCTATCTGGCATGCCGGTACTATTTTGCCATCATTCTtcttatataaatttttcattgatGATTATGAATATCTAAGCAAAGAGGAATatgattaa
- the BOR1 gene encoding Bor1p (similar to Saccharomyces cerevisiae BOR1 (YNL275W); ancestral locus Anc_1.73): protein MNENNYSTYSKNLNLESDVEISIETLRHRQSNLKRWKWKWKWKWNNNNKQIPVIGKGIWLDIQDRLPYYWSDWTDSVDYRVIPSVIETYFNNLLPAIAFAQDMFDRTDNSYGVNEVLLSSALAGIVFGILSGQPLCIVGVTGPISIFNYTVYEIIKPLNTNYFGFMFWIYIWSMILHLILAFGNSVMLFQYVTTFPCDIFGLFINVIYIQKGIQILLRQFHLKINENETITDVSAGFASITVALIMTVFGASFKMFTRTPLLTHKLRTLISDYSTALSVLFWSAFINFGGFLKDIHFQKLPITKAFYPTSGTFRDRSTWLAYEAISTRDVFLALPFGIIVTILFYFDHNVSSLMAQSYQYKLKKPSTFHYDFALLGITTGIAGVLGIPAPNGLIPQAPLHTQSLLVYNSKGDVIRCVEQRFTNTVQGLMILATMARPFLICLGQIPQAVLSGLFFMMGIQGLLGNTIIQKIIWVFSDPDRKDQTSPLINVTTKSIIIFLIFSLAGFTGEFAITNTIAAIGFPLILLLSVIASFIMPYFIPKHDLDILQENVAERFTIKNLLLTNLCPNHESNEEDIEITTYETYPNHSENRCYNNVYETGSRSNLN from the coding sequence atgaatgaaaataattattcaacaTATTCCAAAAATCTAAACTTGGAATCTGACGTAGAGATCTCCATTGAAACACTAAGGCATAGACAGTCCAATCTAAAAAGATGGAAATGGAAATGGAAATGGAAGtggaataataataataaacaaatacCTGTTATCGGGAAAGGTATATGGCTGGATATACAAGATAGACTACCTTACTATTGGTCCGATTGGACCGATTCAGTAGATTACAGAGTTATACCATCTGTTATTGAAACgtattttaataatcttttaCCCGCAATTGCGTTTGCTCAAGATATGTTTGATAGGACGGACAATTCTTATGGTGTGAATGAAGTACTCTTGAGTAGTGCACTAGCAGGAATTGTATTTGGAATTCTATCAGGTCAACCACTATGTATAGTGGGAGTTACTGGACCTATctcaattttcaattatacCGTATATGAAATTATCAAACCATTGAatacaaattattttggaTTTATGTTCTGGATCTATATTTGGTCAATGATTTTACATCTAATTTTAGCATTTGGTAATTCTGTAATGTTATTTCAATATGTGACAACATTCCCTTGTGATATCTTTGGCTTATTTATAAACGTGatttatattcaaaagggaatacaaatattattaagacagtttcatttaaaaataaatgaaaatgaaacaatAACTGATGTTAGTGCCGGGTTTGCAAGTATTACCGTTGCATTGATAATGACAGTTTTTGGTGCaagttttaaaatgttCACACGAACCCCATTATTAACTCACAAACTACGAACTTTAATTTCAGACTATTCTACAGCTTTGTCAGTTTTGTTTTGGTCTGCCTTCATTAACTTTGGTGGATTCTTAAAGGACATAcatttccaaaaattacCAATAACAAAAGCATTCTATCCTACATCAGGTACATTTAGAGATCGATCTACATGGCTTGCGTATGAAGCTATCTCCACTCGCGATGTTTTTCTTGCATTACCGTTTGGTATAATCGTTaccattttattttattttgatcaTAATGTATCATCATTAATGGCCCAAAGTTATCAATATAAGTTGAAGAAACCTTCCACTTTTCATTACGATTTTGCTCTTCTTGGCATTACTACAGGAATTGCAGGTGTATTAGGAATTCCCGCCCCTAATGGATTAATACCTCAAGCTCCTTTACATACGCaatcattattagtttATAACTCAAAGGGTGACGTAATTAGATGTGTTGAGCAACGGTTCACTAATACAGTTCAAGGTTTAATGATTTTAGCTACAATGGCACGCCCTTTTCTAATATGTTTGGGACAGATCCCACAAGCTGTCTTATCAGGGTTATTTTTTATGATGGGCATACAAGGTCTCCTAGGCAATACAATAATccagaaaattatttgggTTTTTTCGGACCCAGATCGTAAAGACCAAACTTCACCACTGATAAATGTAACAACGAAATCTATTATAATATTCCTGATTTTTAGCCTTGCAGGCTTCACTGGTGAATTTGCTATAACAAACACTATCGCTGCTATAGGGTTTCCATTGATTCTACTGTTATCTGTAATTGCTAGCTTTATTATGCCTTATTTTATTCCTAAACATGATCTAGATATCTTACAAGAGAATGTGGCGGAAAGATTTACTATTAAAAACTTGCTGCTAACAAACTTATGCCCTAATCATGAATCAAATGAGGAAGACATTGAAATTACGACTTACGAAACCTACCCAAATCATTCTGAAAATAGATGTTACAATAATGTATATGAAACTGGTTCAagatcaaatttaaattaa
- the TBLA0A05340 gene encoding uncharacterized protein (similar to Saccharomyces cerevisiae SPC25 (YER018C); ancestral locus Anc_1.71), with amino-acid sequence MTTQHSLKDFNKVRRQLEDFQKIFDNYYSNNKNFLIQNQKDYNSTIIELNSQISQLQNQLNELTTREKQLNIEFENLKSQNIENKKNIKELNNEIDLMTTNKTKLLNDIAQLREIIGKTKNDIIGKKKFINLQQNLNTTQLNLYQSLFGMKFESEANGILKLIFTNFDESNMNRSVTLSLDVSDETFKILGTEPQFNQQGDNKLYQNLLDALNDYNNSNDLTKFIYITRNILIANYKAT; translated from the coding sequence ATGACTACTCAACATTCattgaaagattttaaCAAAGTTCGTCGTCAGTTGGAAGAtttccaaaaaatattcgacaattattattctaataataaaaattttttaatccaaaatcaaaaagattataattctacaattattgaattaaattccCAAATCTctcaattacaaaatcaaCTAAATGAATTAACTACCAGAGAAAAACAGttgaatattgaatttgaaaatttgaaatcacaaaatattgaaaataagaaaaatataaaagaattaaacaatgaaattgatttgatgacaactaataaaacaaaacttttaaatgatattgCACAATTGAGAGAAATTATTGGTAAGACAAAGAATGACATTATTGGTAAGaagaaatttatcaatcttcaacaaaatttaaatactactcaattaaatttatatcaaTCTTTATTTGGTATGAAATTTGAGTCTGAGGCAAATggtattttgaaattgatcTTTACCAATTTTGATGAATCTAATATGAACAGATCGGTTACGTTATCATTGGATGTATCTGAtgaaacttttaaaattttaggAACAGAACCTCAATTTAATCAACAGggtgataataaattataccaaaatttattagatgCATTAAAcgattataataattcaaatgacttgacaaaatttatttatatcacTAGAAATATCTTAATTGCAAATTACAAAGCTACTTAG
- the TBLA0A05370 gene encoding uncharacterized protein (similar to Saccharomyces cerevisiae YCR043C; ancestral locus Anc_1.74), whose protein sequence is MYGPPGDPYLIHEHAYYESGDLDDVLDPRTFNHEGGFHRPSEYGIGYKNYDFTLDEEVYSKSYMSIFTGHVYDHFDLYFIGFVIMVSIWLYIYFKELQSAWAWLFDDGDNDDEDKKLDSAKLRYIKV, encoded by the coding sequence atgtatGGACCACCTGGAGATccatatttaattcatgAACATGCTTATTACGAAAGTGGAGATTTAGATGATGTATTAGATCCTCGAACGTTTAATCATGAAGGTGGATTTCATAGACCTAGTGAATATGGAATTGGGTACAAGAATTATGATTTTACTCTAGATGAAGAAGTATATTCCAAGAGCTATATGAGTATATTTACGGGACACGTTTACGatcattttgatttatattttattggaTTTGTTATAATGGTAAGTATTTGgttatacatatattttaaagaattacaaTCAGCTTGGGCCTGGCTATTTGATGATGgagataatgatgatgaggaTAAAAAACTGGATAGTGCAAAACTACGTTACATTAAAGTGTGA
- the ISC1 gene encoding inositol phosphosphingolipid phospholipase (similar to Saccharomyces cerevisiae ISC1 (YER019W); ancestral locus Anc_1.70), which yields MGKENKLKLLTFNTWGLKYLSTYRKERLTAIADTLAGEKVATPIPELEDFVKDEDYNFDIIALQEIWSEDDWNYITKKCKTKYPYSRLFYSGIVSGPGLAILSKIPIQSTNLYRFPINGLPTAITRGDWFVGKSVAITTFEVAGQQIAVFNSHMHAPYALSGSQNYKAHRSVQAWDFNHLVQLYKKAGYATILVGDLNSRPGSLPYSLLIDSGLSDSWELSRNNKKDDLVAISKMTPAEQIIEGCTTCDTILNTWRTDICEPDEAQRLDYALVDSDKFDVLDGHAIFTDIIPHIGSFSDHFAYTCTLVLKDPSSTANSSNIEDSVVVGNSSLIDNENDKIKIEQRVAIYTELLETIQDYVKTCNTRDTIRQSIAAVSFLTFFFLIILYLSKGDPQNLSNYKFVTGILIGVLLTLTFVFFSLIGLAFGRSERRAFKEVENEVTDILTSLNTNNKTYGSL from the coding sequence ATGGGAAAAGagaataaattgaaattgttaACTTTCAATACTTGGGGGTTAAAGTATCTTTCTACTTATAGAAAGGAACGTTTAACAGCAATAGCTGATACTCTAGCTGGAGAAAAAGTAGCTACACCAATTCCAGAATTGGAGGACTTTGTCAAAGATGAagattataattttgatataattgCCTTGCAAGAAATTTGGTCTGAAGACGATTGGAATTATATCACGAAAAAATGTAAAACCAAATATCCATATTCTAGATTATTTTATAGTGGTATTGTTTCTGGTCCAGGATTAGCTATTTTATCAAAGATTCCTATCCAATCTACCAACCTTTATAGATTTCCCATTAATGGTTTACCAACAGCTATTACTCGTGGTGATTGGTTTGTGGGGAAATCTGTGGCAATAACTACCTTTGAAGTTGCTGGTCAACAAATTGCTGTTTTCAATAGCCATATGCATGCGCCATATGCATTGAGTGGCTctcaaaattataaagCTCATAGAAGTGTCCAGGCTTGGGATTTTAATCATTTAGttcaattatataaaaaggCAGGATATGCAACTATCCTTGTGGgagatttaaattcaagACCTGGTTCCTTACCatattcattattgatTGACTCAGGATTGAGTGATTCATGGGAATTGtctagaaataataaaaaagatgatTTAGTAGCCATATCAAAGATGACACCTGCTGAACAAATCATCGAAGGTTGTACTACTTGTGATAccattttaaatacttgGAGAACAGATATTTGTGAACCTGATGAAGCTCAAAGATTGGATTATGCTCTTGTAGATAGTGATAAATTCGATGTTTTAGATGGTCATGCTATCTTCACAGATATAATCCCACATATTGGATCATTTTCTGATCATTTTGCTTACACGTGTACCTTAGTTTTAAAAGATCCATCTAGTACTGCTAATTCTAGTAATATTGAAGATTCAGTTGTTGTGGGAAACTCATCATTGATAGacaatgaaaatgataaaatcaAGATAGAACAAAGAGTAGCTATATATACAGAATTATTAGAGACAATCCAGGATTACGTCAAGACATGTAATACAAGAGATACGATCCGTCAATCAATAGCAGCTGTATCTTTTCTaacatttttctttctaataattctatatcTCTCTAAAGGTGATCCTCAAAATTTATccaattataaatttgtcACTGGTATATTAATTGGTGTGTTATTAACATTAAcatttgtctttttttccttAATTGGATTAGCATTTGGAAGAAGTGAACGTAGGGCGTTTAAAGAAGTGGAGAATGAAGTCACAGATATTTTAACAAGCTTAAACACTAACAACAAGACTTACGGGTCTCTGTAA